CTCAATCAGCAAAATTTGACATTCCTTTTCTGAGAAAGGGCGGTGTTCAACTCCTTTTGGCATAACAAACATTTGTCCTTGCGATAATTCAACTTTTCCATCTCGAAACTCAATAGTCATTTGTCCAGCTAAAACTATAAATACTTCATCCGTATCTTCATGCAGATGCCAAATAAAACGGTCTAGAATTTTTCTTGCTTATTGAACAGAGCTAAATAATAAATTTTTATCATTGTAGCCTATCAAACTATTCTGAAAATAAATCTTTTAAAGTGAAAACATATAGTCTTTTTTTATTTATATTCAAAAATGAATGGTATAATATTAGAGGAACTATTCAGGAAGGGAGTTTTATACTGTGGATCAAAAAGAAGAACAAATGCTGATTGAGCTTACGAATGCCAAAGGTGTACCCGGAAATGAAGGAGAGGTCAGAGACCTATTCAAAAAATATGCGGAGCCTTTTGCAGATAAAATCATATATGATGGATTAGGCAGCATTATTGCTAAACGTAGTGGCGATAAAGAAGGACCCAAAGTCTTTTTCTCAGGTCACTTGGATGAAGTTGGTTTTATGGTGACTCAAATCACGGATAAAGGCTTTATCAAATTTCAAACGCTTGGCGGCTGGTGGGGACAAGTCATGCTAGCACAACAAGTACAGATCAAAACCGCAGAAGGCAAAGTGTTTCATGGAGTGATCGGATCGAAACCACCGCATGTATTAACGCAAGAAGCGCGAAAACAGCCATATGAAGTAGCGGATATGTTTATCGATATCGGTGCATCAAGTTCAGAACAAGTTGCTGAATGGGGTATCAAACCTGGGGATATGATCACACCGTACATTGAGTATCGTCGAATGAATGATACAAAATTTATGCTGGCTAAAGCTTGGGATAATCGTATTGGGACAGCTGTATCGCTGAAAGTGTTGGAAAATTTAGCTGAGCAAGGACATCCTAATGTTATCTTTGCTGGAAGTGATGTACAAGAAGAAGTCGGTCTGCGTGGCGCTCAAACCAGTACCCATTTAGTTGATCCAGATATCGCATTCGCACTTGATACAGGAACAGCAGGAGATACACCGGGCATGACACCGAAGGAAGCTGATTCTGACTTAGGTAAAGGGCCACAGATTTTAATTTTTGACGCATCGATGATCCCACATAAAAAACTGCGTGATTTTGTGATCCAGGTAGCGGAGGAAAATGATATTCCTTTTCAATATACAGTTATCACAGGCGGCGGAACGGATGCTGGCAGAATGCATTTGACTCGAAATGGTGTTCCTTCATTGGCAATTACAGTGCCAGTTCGCTACTTACATTCACATACATCAATGATCCATGAAGATGATTATTTGAATACAGTTAAGCTAGTAACAGAAGTGATCAAGCGATTAGATCAAGAAACAGTCGCGAAGATCCGTGAGTATTAATTAAGAAAGGTTTTTGTTTATGAAAAGTCAAATTACAAATGCGATGCACAGAGAGCAAGCACGGATTTCCTTGAAAAATCAATGGGGAACGATGGCTTGGATTACATTTTTAGCAGTTTTTATCCGCTTTATTATCGGTTCAGTCGTAGGAGGAATCGCTAATTTCCCACAAGATAGTGGGGGAAATAATGTGATGTCTTTCTTACTGAATAACTTTCTATTTTTTGCGATTACGTATGGTACGTATTTTTGCGCACTGCAAGTCCTTAGAGGCAAACGTGTGCAGGCAAATATGCTAACAACGATTTTCCAAGGGAAATTCTATTTGCCGATGTTATTGATCAATTTTACTCAGACTATTATCGAACTTTTGTTGAATCTACTTGTGTTATTGCCCATTCTCATTTCGTATGGTGCGACGATCTATTTTGGTTTGATGTTCAATACAGTGACAGTCAATCAATTTCAAACTGAAATGACAGGAGATATTTCCTTAGCTTTATTATTGATCATTTTTGGTTTACTGATGATTTTAGTCAGTGTGTTTGTTAGCGGTGTGTTCCAGTTTGCTGTTTGGGTGAAAATCGATGATCCTGAGTTATCAGTTAGCGATTCACTTAAGTATGCTCTGTATTTGATGAAAGGACGTTTTGGCCAATATTTACTTTTACAGCTGTCATTTATCGGCTGGTTTATTATTGGAGCATTGGTACTTGGCATCGGTTTGTTATGGGTGATTCCTTATCACGATGTAGCAATCGCAAGTTTTTATGATGCAGCCCGTGATGAAAAAGGAGCACCAGAAGTTATCGATTGATACAAAGTAGAGCTGTCTTTCAATAGGCATGCTCTTTTTCTGTTTTCTCAGTTAATTCGTTCGCGCTATTTTCTTTTTTTATGTTACCATAAGGAAGAGAAGAATGAAGGAGGTTGATGGAGTTGAACATTACCGTTTTAGGCTGTTTAGGCGCATATCCATATAAAGGCGAAGGAACAAGTTCGTATTTGCTGGAATCGGATGGGTTTCAGCTTTTATTGGATGCAGGAAGTACGACGCTTGTAAATTTAGAGGAGCATATCGATCCGTTGGCACTTGATGCTGTGATCTTGTCTCATTATCATCATGATCATATCGCTGATTTGGGTGTATTGCAGTATTATCGCCAATTATATCCAGTGATGGAGCCGACGCCTGTTTTGCCGATTTATGGACATACAGATGATCAAATTCATTTTGAAGCATTGAATATGCCGAATGTGTCAAAAGCGGTGCCTTATTTTGAAGCAGAAGAATTAAAAATAGGTCCATTTTTGATTACCTTTATGAAAACGATCCATCCAGTTCCTTGCTACGCCATGCGATTTGTAGAAGAAAAAACAGGTAAGGTTTTTGTTTATACGGGAGACTCAGGTTATTTAGAAAGCTTTATTGATTTTGCTGAGGATGCGGATGTCTTTTTAGCAGATACGTACTTATTTGAAGGAAATGAACATCATCATGCCCATTTTACGTCCAAAGAATCAGGAGAAATCGCTAAAGCTGCGCATGTTAAAATGCTTGTTTTGACTCATTTACCTCAACATGGTTCGTTAGAAGAACTAAAAGAGCAAGCGCAAAAAGCAGCTGGAGATCAAGTAGAAGTTTGTTTAGCAGAGAAAAATTTAGTGATTACTATTTAAGGAGTGAGCAAGTGTGATTTTTGTACCAAATGAAAATAATGACCCAAGAGTAAACTTAGCAATCGAGACATATCTTCTAAAAGAAAAGCCATTGGATGAACCGATATTATTATTTTATATCAATGATCCATCGATCATCATTGGTCGTAACCAAAATACGATCGAAGAAATCAATAAAGAATATGTGGATGAAAAAGGGATCCATGTTGTTCGTCGTTTAAGTGGTGGCGGTGCGGTGTATCATGATCACGGCAATCTGAATTTCAGCTTTATCATGCCGGATGATGGCAATTCCTTCCGTGATTTCGCTAAAGTCACACAACCGATCATTCAAGCGCTTCATGAATTAGGGGTTTCTGGTGCTGAGTTGAAAGGTCGTAATGATTTAGTGATCGACGGCATGAAATTCTCAGGTAATGCGATGTACGCAACTGCCGGCAGAATGTTTGCCCATGGAACCTTGATGTTTGATAGCGATATCGACGAAGTAGTCAATGCTTTAAAAGTTCGTAAAGATAAAATTGAATCAAAGGGAATCAAGTCTGTACGTTCACGTGTAACGAATATCAAACCATTCTTACCCGAAGAAAAACAAGGAATGACGACAGAAGAATTTCGTGAAGACATTCTATTGAAAATCTTTGGTGTAGATTCTGTCGATCAAGTAAAAACATATGAATTGACTGATGATGACTGGGAAAAAATCAATAAAATATCTGATGAATATTATCGTAATTGGGATTGGAATTACGGCAAATCTCCTGCGTTCAATTTAGAACGCCGCCATCGCTTCCCAATTGGTGCAATCGATGCTCAAATGAATGTAGAAGATGGTGAAATCAAAGAAATCAAAATTTTTGGAGACTTTTTTGGCTTAGGTGAAATCAAAGATGTCGAAGAAATTTTAACTGGTACAAAATACGAAAAAGCAGCGATCGAAGAAGCTGTCGAGAAAATCGACGTGAAGAAATATTTCGGCAATATCGAAAAAGCTGATTTAGTCTCATTGTTATACTAAATAGGACAACATAAAAAGGATCTATTTTATAAGCCAAGTAGACGTTGTTTATCGGCCACTTTTGTCAGCTGTTTACCCAAATTTAAAGAGTGTGGAACAAAACTGATTTTTGTTTTTGTTCCACATTCTTTTTTGACATCATAGCTATCTCTTCGTATAATAAAGAAGCGAAAAGGAGCGGAATATATGCGAAATGAAATGATGCATCGACCAGTTGTCAAAAAGGAACTTGTCGATTTTATGCGAGATAAACAAAAGAAAATCGAAGGTGAATTAGGTGTGATCGAGGAAGAAGCTCACGAAGCTGGCATCCCAGTCATTCCTCATGAAACAGTGGTTTTTTTACAATTTTTCTTAGATCAAATGAAGCCTAAAAATATTTTGGAAATCGGGACTGCAATCGGTTTTTCTTCTAGTTTGATGGCACAATATGTCGGGGAAGAAGGGCATGTCACGACGATCGATCGATTTGATGTGATGATCAGAAAAGCAAAAGCTACTTATAAACGCTTAGGTTTAGAAGAGAAAGTGACCCTACTTGAAGGACAAGCTGCTGAGATTTTGCCTACATTAACAGGTCCATATGATTTTATTTTTATGGATAGTGCAAAATCAAAGTATATTGAGTTTTTACCTGAATGCCTGCGATTATTACGTGTAGGTGGTGTTTTAATGGTTGATGACGTGTTTCAGGCTGGAACGATCTTAGATCCGATCGAAGAGATTCCTCGTAGCCAACGGACAATTCATAGGAAGCTAAATCAATTTTTAGATACTGTGATGACTTATCCAGATTTGACTTCAACTCTATTACCATTAGGTGATGGTGTAATCATGATCACTAAAAACAAAGAACTAACTGAATAATAAACCTACTCAGATCAAAATAGACATATTTGGTCTGAGTTTTTCTACATCTACAATCAAACAATAAGAGGAGAGAAAGATGACAAATGATGAACAAAAAATAAAAATATTAAATAATTTAGTCGCTCATTATGGGTATCAATATTGGTGGGAACAGGAGAATCGGATCGCTGACTGGGTATCGATGATTTTGATCCAGCAAACAACCGAAAAAAATGCGAATAAAGCGCTAGACAATTTGACACCTCATCTTACCGTGGAGTCTCTACTGACGATCGATCTAAAAACCTTGCAAGAATTGATTCGCCCAGCGGGTTTCTATAAACAAAAAAGTGGCTATATTAAAGCACTGATCGAATGGTTTGCTTCACATGATGCTGATCTTGAAAAATTTCGCTCTTATCCAACTGAGGTTCTCAGAAAAGAACTTTTAGCAATCAAAGGAGTGGGAGGAGAAACTGCTGATGCGATGCTCTTATACATCTTTGAAAGAAATGTCTTTATTGCAGATCAATACGCTATGCGCTTGTTTACCCGCTTTGGTTACGGTCCTTATAAAAATTATGAAGCAATGCGCAGAGAATTCAATCATTTGACTGAACAAATTTCCCATCAGCAATGTAAAGAATGGCATGCAGCAATTGATGTTCATGGAAAACAGTTCTCTAAAAATAAGAAGATGGATGAAAGATTTCTGTTAGCATAAGAAGAAATTATACTCAAGTATTTTAATGTTCATTTAAGTTTCAAGGCATATGCTCTTTTTGAACAGGAGGTATCGCAATGAAACAGGAAAGAACAGTTAAAAGCTGGATGATTCAACTTTTTTCAATGGCAGCGCTCATGTTGCTGTTCATTTTTTTAGGACAAAAAAGTCTGATAGTATTTGCTGATAAATCACTTGAGAATAATCAGCCAACGGCCATTCAAACACCGACGATCATGGTTCCTGGGACAAACGGAACAGTGGATCGCTTTGATGGATTGATCAAAGCGTTAAAAGTAAATGAGCAGTCAGAGGTTTTAAAGGTAACCGTAGCGACTGACGGAACAGCTTCTTTCAGCGGAAAGCTTTCACCATCATCTGAGCATCCGATCATTGTGGTTGCTTTTGACGATAGTAGCGACGACACATTAGCTATTCAGGGAAAATGGTATCAACAAGCACTGGAAGCTATACAAAAGAAATATACCTTTAAGACCTATAATTATTTGGGACATTCTAATGGCGGACTAGTGATCACTTCTTATTTGGAAAACTTTCGTTTAGCAGATGATCCCGAATTGAATAAACTGATAACTCTTGGAACACCATATAATGGTACTTCTAGTAAAGAGAATGATGCAGTCACTAATTTTAGTGAAGTAAAGCAAGTTAGTCAGTCATTAACGAGTTATGTCCAAAAGCGACATGAGCTTCCTTCGACGATCAAAATGCTGAACATTGCTGGAGAAATCGAAAATGATGCAACGGATGGAACTGTTCCAGTCCAAAGTGTTTTTTCAGGAAGAATGATTTACCAAGAAAGCATAACTGACTATCAAGAATTATTGATTCAGGGAGAAAAAACTAAGCATAGCGAGTTGGTCGAAAATACGGAAGTCATCCAACAGTTACGATCCTTCTTTTGGGAGAAGTAGTGCAACAGAAGTAGAAATGAAAAAACGTTCATTTTTACTTTTGTTGTTTTTTTATTTTATGCGAAAAAATCGTTTCATTACATTATGTAAAAATAAATAGAAATCCTTTTTAGCACTCCTTTTTGACTTTATTGAGAATGAAGCCAGTATTTTCTCAAAGAGAAGCCTGAAATATCAAAAATAAAATAACTAAATGATAATAATTCTATTGACACAATTATTTCAAACTGATAGGCTAAGATTGTAGGAAAAAAAGTTTGCTGAAGTCAGTTTGTCTTTTTATTTTAGAAGAGTCCAGCTTTCTTTCAGTACATAAAAATTAGGAGGAAACATAAATGAACTTAATCAACACAAAATTATTGGATTTTGAATGCGACGCGTACCAAGATGGAGACTTTATTAAAGTTAGTACAGCAGATGTTTTAGGCAAATGGAGCATTTTCTTCTTTTATCCAGCTGACTTTTCATTTGTTTGTCCAACAGAATTAGGCGATATGCAAGATCACTATGACCACTTAAAAGAATTGAACTGTGAAGTCTATTCTGTGTCAGAAGATAGCCATTTTGTTCATAAAGCATGGGCAGATGCGACAGATACGATCGGCAAAATCAAATACCCGATGCTAGCTGATCCAAACGGTAAAATCGCTCGTTTCTTCGGTGTTTTAAATGAAGAGTTAGGTCAAGCGTACCGTGGCACATTTATCGTCAGCCCAGAAGGCGAAATCAAATCTTACGAAATCAACGACATGGGAATCGGCCGTAACGCAGACGAATTAGTTCGTAAGCTGGAAGCTTCTCAATTTGTTGCTGAACACGGAGATAAGGTTTGTCCAGCAAACTGGAAACCAGGTGAAGAAACGATCGCGCCAAGCTTAGACTTAGTTGGTAAAATCTAAATTTTTTTTAATAGCAAAACATAGAGGCTGAGACAGAAGCGTATAAACTTCTGGTTCGGCTTCTTTTAAAAAAGGAGACAGGAGAAAATATATGAGTCAAGAAATTTATGATTTGATCGTTATTGGTGGAGGATCGGCTGCTTTATCAGCTGGAATCTATGCTGGGCGGGCGATGCTTGATACATTGATCATCGAAAAAGATAAAATCGGCGGGCAAGTGACTACTACATCTGAAATTGTGAACTACCCGGCGATCAGAGCAACAACAGGTCCTGAATTAATGGAAGATATGCGTTTACAAGCGTTGGACTTTGGTGTGGACTTTACAACAGATGAAATCATTGACGTTGATTTAAGTCAGACAGTTAAAACAGTAAAGTCTGCAACTAAAACCTATCAAGCCTATGCAGTGATCATTGCTACAGGGGCTTCTGCACGTAAAATCGGTTTTCCTGGAGAAGTAGAATTTACTGGTCGTGGAATCGCTTATTGCTCAACCTGTGATGGCGAATTTTTCCAAGGATTGGACATTTTTGTTTTAGGCGGTGGTTATGCTGCGGCTGAAGAAGCTGTTTATCTAACTCGTTATGGGAAATCAGTAACGATGATCATTCGTGAGCCTGATTTTACTTGTGCGAAGCTAACAGCTGAAGCAGCAAAACAACATCCTGATATCAAGATCGTCTATAACACTGAAGTAAAAGAGATCACAGGAGACGATTTTGTCCGTAAAGCAGTCTTTTTCAATAATGAAACGGGTGAGGAAACAACCTATGAAGCACCAGAAGGCAGCACGTTTGGTATGTTTGTCTTTGCTGGGAACAAACCAAGTACAGAAATCTTTGAAGGTAAAGTTGAGTTAGATCGCGGCTATGTGCCAACCAATGAAAATATGGAAACAAACGTACCAGGTGTTTACGCGGCTGGAGATCTTAGAATCAAAGAATTACGCCAAATCGTTACAGCTGTTGCAGATGGTGCAATTGCAGCAACAAGTGCACAAAAATATGTGACAGAGGAAAAAACAAAAGCTGGTTTGCCGATCGTTAACGCGCGCTTGGAAGCCCGTTTGGAAAAACAACGTGCTGAAAAGAAAGAAGTAAAACCTAAAGAGCAAAAACCTGCAAAAACCAGTGGAAACAATACATGGTTCCCTGATGCGATGAGAGAACAGCTTGGCGGAATCTTCGGTAAATTAACGAAAAATGTAACATTACTGCAGATCATGGACAGTAGTGCAGAAAAATCACTTGAACTAAATTCATTCCTGACTGAGTTTGCTTCATTAAGTGATAAAATTCTTTTAGAAACGATCCAACAAGGCGAGAAAACTGATTTAGAAGAGCAATACGGTATTGATAAATTACCAAGTGTTGTTGTTTTGGACGACCAAGGAACATATACTGGTATCAAGTTTAGCGGTATTCCAAGTGGCCATGAAGTCAATTCGATCGTATTAGCTGTTTATAATGTAGGAAGCGAAGGCCAGCCGGTAGAAGCACCAGTTGTCGCTAAAATAAAAGAGTTGCCTAAGAAGAAAGTTCAAATTTTTGTCTCTTTAACTTGTCATTATTGTCCAGACGTTGTTGCCTCGTGTCAGCGAATTGCGTCACTGAATCACAATGTCGAAGCAGAAATGATCGATATTGGTGTTTTCCCAGAATTAAAAACAGAGAAAAAAATCATGAGTGTACCAGCAATGATCATTGATGATGAAGAAATTGTTTTTGGATCAAAAAATATGGAAGAAATCATTGAGATTTTAGAAAAATAAATAAATAAAAGTGAGGCTTGCATCATGCAGGCCTCACTTTTATTTATTTATTCCATATTTTTCATTTAGGTACTCTGAAAAAGGCTGTTCGATCGTCTGGAAAATCCGTTGAGCGATTTCTTCATGGCCTTTGGTGTTTGGATGCATATCTTTTTCGATTTCTTTCTTATCAAGTATATTCGGGTATTTTTTTGGATCAATCGTATCTGTTCGTGTAGTCCATAGACCACGAATATTTGCAACTGGCACCTCATATTTTGCTCCAACTTTAAAAAGAACATCATCGTAGCGCTGGGATAATTTTTGATCGCGATTCCAAGTAGTCACTAAAACGATAAAAATGCGTTCAGCCTGCAACTCTGTAACAATATGAGAAATATTTGCTTCAAATTGAATTAAGCTTTGATCATCTTTATGAGCTAAAATATCATTGGTACCATATTCGATCGTTACCAAATCTGGTTTTTGTTCTTTTATTTCTTCAATGCTGGATATCCCCAAACCACTGGCTTTTTCGCCTGCTTTGAAAATACCTTTTTGATCAATGGCTATATCAAACTCTTTCGAAAGTTCATCCGCTAAGACAGAAGTAAATTTCTCTTCCTCTTTCTCAACGATCCAGCCAGCACTCAAGCTGTCACCCATCGGAGCGTATATAAGTTTATCTGGTACATTCGTTGAGACGTCATTTGTTGTTGGATAGGTTGTTTCAACCGTACTTGATTCAGCAGCTTCCATCAGCTTTTCTTTGGCAGGAGTTGCGGCAAAGAAAAAATAGAGTACAAAAATAATAATAGGAACAGCTGCGCCAGCCAATACATAACTAATCTTTTTCATCTAGAACATCCTTTTTTTGTAGTAGTCTAGAGTATACCAAAAAAAGACCGCTTCCTACAACTTGAAATTCAAGTGGAAGAAGCGGCGAAAGCCAGATTATTTGATCGTTACTAGTTTTTTCAAAGGTTCTACGCCAAAATGTTTTTCTTGATAAAGTAAAATTTCAGCACAGGCACGACTATCTTCAAGCGCATCATGATGATTGTTTAGTTGGATATCTAAATTCTCACAAACAGTATTCAACTTGTGATTCGGCATTTCCGGAAATAGCTTGCGACTTGTTTTGACTGTACACAAAGATAAATAATTCGGCTGAGCGATCCCATAATAATCCAGACAACCAGCTAAAACACCACAATCAAATGGGGCATTATGAGCAACGACTAAGCTATTTGGTTTGAAACAAGCCTGAATTTGCTGCCAAACATCTGGAAATTTAGGTGCATCGGCTACATCTTCTGGTTTGATGCCGTGGATCTGAATATTTTTCCAAAAGAAATCTGTTTCTGGTTTGATCAACGAATAATATTCATCAACGATTTTACTATTTTCTACTTTTACTAAAGCGACTGAACAGGCACTATGTTTTGCATAGCTGGCTGTTTCAAAGTCTATGGAATAAAAGTTCATGGTCATTATCCCTTTCGCTTAACAAAATTAATTCATACATGCAGTATATCAAAAGATTTGACGGATGGTAAGGCAAATCGGAAAATATTAATAAAAATGAAATAAAATTCGTTAAAGTCTACTAGAAAGCTAAATCGACTTCTACTGGACAATGATCACTTCCCGTAATGTCAGTGTAAATTTTTGCATCGATCAATTGCTCTTTCAAACCGTCAGAAACAACAAAGTAGTCGATTCTCCAGCCAGCATTATTTTTTCGCGCATTGAAACGATAACTCCACCAAGAATAGACACCTTCTTGATCCGGGTTGAAATAACGGTAAGTATCGATAAAGCCACTATCTAAAAGCTCAGTGAATTTTTGACGTTCTTCAGGTGTAAAACCAGCATTTTTTTGATTAGTTTTCCAATTTTTTAGATCGATATTTTGATGAGCCACATTTAAATCACCGCATAATATCACCGGTTTTTCTTTGCCTAAGTCATTCAAATAGGCACGAAAAGCATCTTCCCAGGTCATGCGATAATCCAGACGTTTCAATTCATTTTGAGAATTGGGCGTATAGCAAGTGATCATAAAAAATTCTGGATACTCTAATGTGATCAAACGACCTTCCTGATCGTGTTCTTCAAGTCCCATACCATAACGGACGCTCAGGGCTTCTTGCTTCGCAAAAATCGCTGTTCCGGAATAGCCTTTCTTTTCAGCATAATTCCAGTATTGATAATAACCAGGTAGATCAAGATCGATTTGTCCTTCTTGTAACTTCGTTTCCTGCAGGCAGAAAAAGTCCGCATCTAATTCATTGAAGACATCCATAAAATTTTTCTTTACAACTGCTCTTAAGCCATTGACGTTCCATGAGATACATTTCATTGTTACAGCACCTTTCTAGAGTGAATATTTTATAGTCTTAGTTTAACATAAAGGAGATTATTAATGAGAGTTTAAAACTTTTATTCTAGTGATAAGTGGTGTTGAACAGGTAAAATATAGTATGATAGTTCTATCAACTAATGATTGTGGGGAAATAAGATGAAAATCGGAGTGATCGGGTTAGGAAACATCGCACAAAAAGCCTATTTGCCTGTTTATGCTGAATTAAGAGATCAAGCGACCTTTATTTTATCTACTAGAAATGAACAAACACGAAAAGAAGTTAGTGAAAAATATGGATTTACTGAAACCACAGTTTCTATAGAAGAATTGATCGAAAGAAAAATCGATGCTTGTTTTGTTCATGTTGCCACAAAAGTACACGGCCAAGTGGTCAAACAGCTATTAGAAGCAGGAATCCATGTCTTTGTAGATAAACCGCTGAGTGAAAATTTAACGGAAGTTCAAGAAATCCAAACGTTGGCAGCAGAAAAAAACGTCCTTTTGATGGTTGGTTTCAATCGTCGTTTTGCACCTCTGGTAAATGAATTAAAAGCTGTTAAAAACAAAAATATGCTCTTTATCCAAAAAAATCGTAT
This sequence is a window from Enterococcus wangshanyuanii. Protein-coding genes within it:
- a CDS encoding exodeoxyribonuclease III, which gives rise to MKCISWNVNGLRAVVKKNFMDVFNELDADFFCLQETKLQEGQIDLDLPGYYQYWNYAEKKGYSGTAIFAKQEALSVRYGMGLEEHDQEGRLITLEYPEFFMITCYTPNSQNELKRLDYRMTWEDAFRAYLNDLGKEKPVILCGDLNVAHQNIDLKNWKTNQKNAGFTPEERQKFTELLDSGFIDTYRYFNPDQEGVYSWWSYRFNARKNNAGWRIDYFVVSDGLKEQLIDAKIYTDITGSDHCPVEVDLAF
- a CDS encoding 3'-5' exonuclease; the encoded protein is MNFYSIDFETASYAKHSACSVALVKVENSKIVDEYYSLIKPETDFFWKNIQIHGIKPEDVADAPKFPDVWQQIQACFKPNSLVVAHNAPFDCGVLAGCLDYYGIAQPNYLSLCTVKTSRKLFPEMPNHKLNTVCENLDIQLNNHHDALEDSRACAEILLYQEKHFGVEPLKKLVTIK